The sequence TCCCGGTCGCCGCCAGACCCAGGACGATATTGCGCACGTCGTCGTTCATGGCCGCGCATGGTAGCGGGCCCGGGGGACAGGTACGCACCGGTGTTCGATGTCTGACGTGGGTGTGGCGGGCGCCCCAGGCGTACTGTCGGGGTAACGGCAATCTCGTTACGCTGCGCGGACGGTCCCGACGGGAGGTACGGATGGGTCGCTCTGGCACGCGGAAACTGGCGGTTGTGGCGGTCTCGGTCGCCGTGGTGTCGGTGGGGGCGGCGGCGCCACCCGCCGCGACCGGCGAGACGCCCACGAAGGTTCCGGTGGCCGTCGGCTACGGCGGCGCCGTGGCGAGCGTCGACGCGGACGCCTCGGCCGCCGGCATCGAGGTGCTCAAGAAGGGCGGCAACGCGGTCGACGCGGCCGTCGCCACCGCGGCCGCGCTCGGCGTCACCGAGCCCTACTCGGCCGGCGTCGGCGGAGGCGGCTACTTCGTCTACTACGACGCCAAGTCCCGTACCGTGCACACCATCGACGGCCGCGAGACCGCGCCGCTGACCGCCGACTCGAACCTGTTCACGGAGAACGGCAAGCCGCTCGCCTTCGCCGACGCCGTCAGCAGCGGTCTGAGCGTGGGCACCCCGGGCACGCCCGCCACCTGGCAGACGGCGCTGGACCAGTGGGGCAGCAGAAGCCTCGGCACGGTCCTGAAGCCTGCCGAGCGGATCGCCCGCGACGGCTTCACGGTCGACGACACCTTCCGCTCGCAGACCGCCTCCAACGAGACCCGGTTCCGCTACTTCCCGGACACCGCCAAGCTCTTCCTGCCGGGCGGACAGCTCCCGGTCGTCGGCTCCACCTTCAAGAACCCCGACCTGGCCCGCACCTACCAGGAGCTGGCGGACCAGGGCGTCGGCGCGATCTACCACGGCGACCTCGGCCGGGACATCGTCGGCACGGTGAACAAGCCGCCGGTAAACCCGGGTTCCGGCTGGAACGCCCGCCCCGGCAAGCTGTCCGGCAAGGACCTGGCCGCCTACCACGCCAAGCTCCAAAGGCCCACGAAGACCTCGTACCACGGCCTGAAGGTGTACTCCATCGCGCCCTCCTCCTCCGGCGGCACCACGGTCGGCGAGGCGCTCGGCATCCTGGAGAGGACCGACCTTTCGAAGGCGAGCGAGGTGCAGTACCTGCACCACTACATCGAGGCCAGCCGCATCGCCTTCGCCGACCGCGGACGCTGGGTCGGCGACCCCGCCTTCGAGGACGTACCGACCAGGCAGCTGCTGTCGCAGAAGTACGCCGATTCGCGCGCCTGCCTGATCCACGACGACGCGGTGCTCACCAGCCCGCTCGCGCCCGGCGACCCGCGCCACCCGGCCGCCTGCGCCACCGGCGGCACGGCGGCCCCGACGACGTACGAGGGCGAGAACACCACCCACCTCACCGTCGCCGACAAATGGGGCAACGTCGTCTCCTATACGCTCACCATCGAGCAGACCGGCGGCAGCGGCATCACCGTGCCCGGCCGGGGCTTCCTGCTCAACAACGAGCTGACCGACTTCTCCTTCACCCCGGCCAACCCGGCCGTGCACGACCCGAACCTGCCGGGACCGGGCAAGCGGCCGCGCTCCTCCATCTCGCCGACCATCGTGCTCGACCGGCACGACAAGCCGGTGGTGGCGCTCGGTTCGCCCGGCGGCGCGACCATCATCACCACCGTGCTGCAGACCCTGACCGAGTTCCTCGACCGGCATCTGCCGCTGGTCGACGCCATCGCCGCACCGCGCGCCAGCCAGCGCAACGCGGCCAAGACCGAACTCGAACCCGCCCTCTACAACAGTGACGTGCGGGGGAAGCTGGAGGCCATCGGGCACAGCTTCACACTGAACCCCGAGATCGGCGCGGCGACCGGCGTCCAGCGGCTGCCGGGCGGCAAGTGGCTGGCCGCGGCCGAGAAGGTACGGCGCGGTGGCGGCTCGGCGATGGTGGTGGATCCGGCCCCGTGACCTCGTAGCCCTACCGCACCGGCTTCGGGGCGGGCGGCGCTTCCTCGGCACGGAAGTCCAGCTGCCCGCCCCGCACGTCCACCCTGACCCGGCTGCCGTGGGAGATCGTGCCGTCCAGCAGCAGCCGGGACATCTGGTTGTCGACCTCCCGCTGGATGGTGCGGCGCAGCGGGCGGGCGCCGTACTCGGGCTGGTAGCCGTGCTCGGCGAGCCAGTCGACGGCCGCGTCCGTGAACTCGACGCCTACGCCCTGGCCGTCCAACAGCCGGCGGGTGCGCTCCAGCAACAGGTCGGTGATCTGCCGCAGTTGCTCGCTCGTGAGCTGTCTGAAGACCACGATCTCGTCGATCCGGTTCAGGAACTCCGGCCGGAAGTGCTCGCGCAGCGGCCGCAGGATCTGCTCGCGCCGTGCCTCCTCGTCGGCGTCCGCGCCGCCCGGCCCGAAGCCGATGCCGGCACCGCGCCGGCTGATGACGTCGGAGCCGAGGTTGCTGGTCATCACGATGACCGTGTTGGTGAAGTCCACCGTGCGGCCCTGGGAGTCGGTGAGCCGGCCGTCGTCCAGGACCTGAAGGAGGATGTTGAAGACGTCCGGGTGGGCCTTCTCCACCTCGTCGAGCAGGAGCAGCGAGTAGGGATGCCTGCGCACCACCTCGGTGAGCTGGCCGGCCTCCTCGTGGCCGACGTACCCGGGCGGGGCGCCGACCAGCCGGGAGACCGTGTGCCGCTCCTGGTACTCGCTCATGTCGAGGCGGATCATGCGGTCCTCGCTGCTGAACAGGGCCTCGGCGAGCGCGCGGGCCAGCTCGGTCTTGCCGACGCCGGTCGGGCCGAGGAAGAGGAAGCTGCCGATGGGCCGGTCGGGGCTGGCCAGCCCGGCGCGGGAGCGCAGCACGGCCTCGGCGACCACGGCGACCGCCTCCTCCTGGCCGACCACCCGCTGGTGCAGATGGGCCTCCAGGCCCAGCAGCCGCTCCTTCTCCTCCTGGGTCAGGCGGCTGACCGGGACGCCGGTCTGCCGGGACACCACCTCGGCGATGGCCTCCGCCGTCACCTCCAGGTTCTGCCCCTCGTCGGCCTCGTCGCCGCCGCTGGCGTCGGAGATCCGCCGCTTGAGGCCGCCGATCCGGTCGCGCAGCTGGGTGGCCTGCTCGTACTGCTCGTCGGCGACCGCCTGGTCCTTGTCCCGGACCAGCTGCTCGACCTCGCGCTCCATCGCCCGTACGTCCGTGCCCTTGGTCCCGGCACCGAGGCGCACCCGTGCGCCCGCCTGGTCGATCAGGTCGATGGCCTTGTCCGGCAGCCGGCGGTCGGTGAGATAGCGGTCGGACAGCCGGACCGCGGCCACCAGCGCCTCGTCGGTGTAGCGGACCTGGTGGTGGGCCTCGTACCGGTCGCGCAGCCCGCGCAGGATCTCGATCGTGTCCTCGACCGTCGGCTCGGGCACCAGGATCGGCTGGAACCGGCGGGCCAGCGCCGCGTCCTTCTCGATGCGCCGGAACTCCTCCAGCGTGGTCGCGCCCACGATGTGCAGCTCGCCCCGGGCGAGCGGGGGCTTGAGGATGTTGCCCGCGTCCATCGCACCGCCCTCGCCGCCGGCACCGGCGCCGACGACGGTGTGCAGCTCGTCGATGAAGACGATCAGCCGCTCGGAGTGGGACCGGATCTCGT is a genomic window of Streptomyces griseochromogenes containing:
- the ggt gene encoding gamma-glutamyltransferase; this encodes MGRSGTRKLAVVAVSVAVVSVGAAAPPAATGETPTKVPVAVGYGGAVASVDADASAAGIEVLKKGGNAVDAAVATAAALGVTEPYSAGVGGGGYFVYYDAKSRTVHTIDGRETAPLTADSNLFTENGKPLAFADAVSSGLSVGTPGTPATWQTALDQWGSRSLGTVLKPAERIARDGFTVDDTFRSQTASNETRFRYFPDTAKLFLPGGQLPVVGSTFKNPDLARTYQELADQGVGAIYHGDLGRDIVGTVNKPPVNPGSGWNARPGKLSGKDLAAYHAKLQRPTKTSYHGLKVYSIAPSSSGGTTVGEALGILERTDLSKASEVQYLHHYIEASRIAFADRGRWVGDPAFEDVPTRQLLSQKYADSRACLIHDDAVLTSPLAPGDPRHPAACATGGTAAPTTYEGENTTHLTVADKWGNVVSYTLTIEQTGGSGITVPGRGFLLNNELTDFSFTPANPAVHDPNLPGPGKRPRSSISPTIVLDRHDKPVVALGSPGGATIITTVLQTLTEFLDRHLPLVDAIAAPRASQRNAAKTELEPALYNSDVRGKLEAIGHSFTLNPEIGAATGVQRLPGGKWLAAAEKVRRGGGSAMVVDPAP
- a CDS encoding ATP-dependent Clp protease ATP-binding subunit, which translates into the protein MTNGYPPDPFGEFMARFFGGPPSGAQGPRHIDIGRLLSQPARELVRGAALYAAEHGSRDLDTEHLLRAAVAAEPTRSLLSRAGADPDSLATEIDGRAGPVQHPPGEAPPPTSLSLTPAVKRALLDAHDMARATGAGYIGPEHVLNALAANPDSAAGHILHAARFSAGTLPAEAPETAQTRPERQRPTSTPTLDKYGRDLTELARQGRVDPVIGRDDEIEQTIEVLSRRGKNNPVLIGDAGVGKTAIVEGLAERIADGDVPDILAGRRVVALDLPGVVAGTRFRGDFEERLNNIVDEIRSHSERLIVFIDELHTVVGAGAGGEGGAMDAGNILKPPLARGELHIVGATTLEEFRRIEKDAALARRFQPILVPEPTVEDTIEILRGLRDRYEAHHQVRYTDEALVAAVRLSDRYLTDRRLPDKAIDLIDQAGARVRLGAGTKGTDVRAMEREVEQLVRDKDQAVADEQYEQATQLRDRIGGLKRRISDASGGDEADEGQNLEVTAEAIAEVVSRQTGVPVSRLTQEEKERLLGLEAHLHQRVVGQEEAVAVVAEAVLRSRAGLASPDRPIGSFLFLGPTGVGKTELARALAEALFSSEDRMIRLDMSEYQERHTVSRLVGAPPGYVGHEEAGQLTEVVRRHPYSLLLLDEVEKAHPDVFNILLQVLDDGRLTDSQGRTVDFTNTVIVMTSNLGSDVISRRGAGIGFGPGGADADEEARREQILRPLREHFRPEFLNRIDEIVVFRQLTSEQLRQITDLLLERTRRLLDGQGVGVEFTDAAVDWLAEHGYQPEYGARPLRRTIQREVDNQMSRLLLDGTISHGSRVRVDVRGGQLDFRAEEAPPAPKPVR